The genome window TCGGAAGATACTGGATAATGTCGCTGGCGATGAGGCTCTCTTTGCCCAGATCTTTAGCAGCAAGATCGCCAGCCAGACCATGAAGATGCATACCCAGTCGACAGGCATCTTCCTGTTTGTATCCTCTTGCCAGAAGACCGGTGATGATACCTGTCAGCACATCACCGCTGCCTGCTGTAGCCATACCGCTGTTGCCCGTACTGCAGAAGTCAATCTTTCCGTCAGGGTGGCAGAGTGCAGAATAATGTCCCTTTAATATAATGTATGCCTGGAGGCGTTCTGCCAGTTCGCTTGCCTTCATCAGTCTTTCGGTACAGCTGCTGCTCGCATTGCCGGCAAGCCGGTCGAACTCCTTCGGATGAGGTGTCATGATGATATTCTTAGGCAACTGCTGCATCCACGCCCTGTGGCTGGAAAGAATATTGAGCGCATCGGCATCAATGACGAGCGGACAGGTAGCACGGCGCAGTTGGGCGATGAGGGCGATGGCTGTTGTCTCGTTCTGTCCCAATCCGGGACCTACGCCCAGCGCATCGAACATCTCTGTATCTACCGGTTCGCTGAATATGGTTTCTTCAGCATCCATCTGCAGTACCGCTTCAGGTACCGAAATCTGCATGATTTCATAATTCCGTTTTGGGGTATGGGCTGTAACCTTGCCCGCACCTGTTCTCAGACAAGCCTTGGTGGCTAATACCGAAGCGCCGCTCATGCCGTAACTTCCCGCTATGAGCAGCGCATTACCCATGCTGCCTTTATGGGCAAAGTCGCTGCGCGATTTCAGGAGCGGACGGATGTCGTTCTCTTCGAGTATGCGGCACCGGCACTCCGTATTCTGGATGAATTCCTGGGAAAGTCGGATGTCGAGAACGCGCAGTCTGCCCAGGTACTGCTGGTTATCCGCCATCAGCATCGACAGTTTCTTCTGCTGCAGGGTAAGGGTCAGAGTGGCACGGATGATGTTGGCATGGATATTATAGGAATTGTCCTCGGTCATCAGTCCCGAAGGGATATCGATGCTTACTACCTTGGCAGGACTCTGGTTGATATATTTCACCATCGCGGCGAATCCGCCAGCCAATGGTTTGTTGAGTCCGCTTCCAAAGAGTCCGTCCACCACCAGCGTTTCTGCATTCAGTTTGGGAGGGTCCAGGTTGGTGGTTATCTCAGTAAATTTCACTCTCTTTGCATCCAGCAGACGCTTCCTGTTGGCAAGACAGTCTGCCGACAGTTTATTCTGTACATTAAAGAGGTATACACTTACATCATATCCATCCTCGCTGAGCATTCTCGCCACAGCAAGCGCATCGCCGCCGTTATTTCCCGGACCGGCGAAAACGACCACTGGAGTGCGGTTAGACCATTCCTCTTCTATGGCACGTGTCAGCGCTTTGGCTGCACGTTCCATCAGGTTGAGCGAACTGATAGGTTCGTGCTCAATGGTATATTTATCTAACTCATGAATCTGAGCGCTTGTGAAAATCTTCATATTATCTGATAATCTTAGTATTATCTGCGCGAACTGTCGTGATAATTTGTCAACTCATGCAGATAAACGGTTATTTTCATGCAAAAGTACAAAAAATAGTTGATGAAAGCACGAAGTTTCATGTTTTTTTCGTAATTTTGCAGAAAATATTATTATAGAACAGACTATGAGCATAGTAAAGATCAAGGATAAAAGCTTCAAGACATCGATTCCTGAGGCTGAGATTCTGAAGAAAGTACAGGTCGTAGCAGACCGTCTGAACAAGGATTATGCAGGCAAGAAACCTGTCTTCCTGGCAGTATTGAACGGCGCATTTATCTTTGCAGCCGACTTGATGCGAATGATTACCGTGCCAAGCGAGATTTCATTCGTGAAGTATGCTTCTTACGAGGGTACCTCCTCTACGGGCAGCATGAAGACCCTGATGGGTTTGAACCAGGATTTGGCAGGCCGCCACGTGGTTATCGTAGAGGACATCGTAGATTCCGGTTTCACCATGGCTCACATGATTGAAGACCTGAAGAAGAAAAATCCTGCCAGCATCGAAATTTGTTCGCTCCTCGTGAAACCAGGCAACTTGAAGGTTGATCTTGATATCAACTATGCTGTTATGGAAATCCCTAACGATTTCATCGTGGGATATGGATTGGATTATGACCAAGAAGGCAGAAACCTCCGCGACATCTACACCATTGTAGAAGAATAGGGGGTGAAGCATGTGGGAGAAACTGAGTGATTATTTTCTTGATATCTCCAAATATCTTATAACAGCTACGTTTATTACGACTTTTGTTGGAGATATGGGGGAAGAACTGCATTGGCTTATTTATCTGGTCAGTTTTATCTTGGCAGCGGGACTTTTCGGGTTCGCTCTGTATTTTGATAAGAAAGGTAAGAAAGAAAAAGAAGCAAAGCGTAAAAAATATAATAAGTTTAATAATAAAAATAGGAGGATGTAAGTATGAACACTTTAATTTTTTTAGGCATGTTTGCCGTTTTCTTTGGTGTTACTATTGCTATACTTTTGTCTCCTTGGGGACAGAAATGGATGAATGAATATTAGTTTCTGACACAACATAAATATTTTATATATATATTAAGGTAAAAATGAAAAATATCGTAATTTTCGGCGCTCCAGGTGCAGGTAAAGGCACACAGAGCGACAAGATGATCGAGAAGTATGGTCTCGGTCACATTTCTACAGGTGACGTACTTCGTAACGAAATCAAGAACGGTACAGAACTTGGTAAGACAGCTAAGGGTTATATCGACAATGGTCAGTTGATTCCAGACGAGTTGATGATTGACATCCTCGCAGGTGTATACGATAGCTTCGGTAAGGATCACGCTGGTGTAATCTTCGATGGTTTCCCACGTACCACTCCACAGGCTGAGGCTCTGAAGAAGATGCTTTCTGAGCGTGGTCATAAGATTGCTGCGATGATTGAGCTGGCTGTTCCTGAGGATGAGCTGATGGCTCGCCTGATTAACCGCGGTAAGGAAAGCGGCCGTTCTGATGATAACGAGGAGACTATCAAGAAGCGTCTCAATGTTTATCATACACAGACTGCTCCGCTCATCGACTGGTATGAGAAGGAAGGCATTCATCACCACATCGAGGGTCTCGGTACTGTAGATGAGATCTTCGCACGTGTTTGCAATGTAATCGACAATCTCTAATTGATATAATGTTAAGTGTTAAATGTTAAATGTTAAGTTGGGCGTACGCCTTTCGGGGAAAACCTAGCCTGATGTTGACACGGAATATTCCTTTCGGGATAATTTAACACTTAACATTTAACATTTAACATTACAATATATAAATGGCTGAATCCAATTTCGTAGACTACGTAAAGATACAATGCCGCTCTGGTAAGGGTGGCAAGGGCTCCATGCACCTGCGCCACGTAAAGTACCAGCCTAACGGCGGTCCTGACGGTGGCGACGGCGGACGTGGAGGAAGCATCTATCTCCGCGGCAACCATAACTACTGGACGTTGCTGCACCTCAAGTATCAGCGCCACTTCTTTGCCGAGCATGGTGGAAATGGTGGCCGTGATAAGTGTCATGGAACCGATGGCAAGGATATTTATATCGATGTGCCTTGCGGTACCGTGGTATATAATGCCGAAACAGGCAAGTTTGTATGCGATGTGGCTTATGACGGGCAGGAAGTTCTGCTCCTCAAGGGCGGTCGTGGCGGATTGGGCAACTTCCAGTTCCGTACCTCTACCAACCAGGCTCCTCGCTATGCACAGCCGGGTGAACCTATGCAGGAGATGACCATCATCATGGAGCTCAAGCTCCTTGCCGATGTAGGTCTGGTAGGTTTCCCTAATGCCGGTAAGTCAACTTTGCTGAGTGCCGTATCAAGTGCCCGTCCTAAGATTGCAAACTATCCGTTTACTACGCTCGAACCATCGCTGGGTATCGTAGATTATCGCGATCACCAGAGTTTTGTCATGGCTGATATTCCTGGCATCATCGAGGGCGCGAGCGAAGGAAAAGGTTTGGGCTTGCGATTCCTCCGTCATATAGAGCGCAACTCTCTGCTGCTCTTCATGGTTCCGGGCGATACCGACGACATCAAGAAAGAATATGAAGTATTGCTGGGCGAACTGAAGAACTTCAATCCAGAGATGCTCGACAAGCATCGCGTGCTGGCTATCACCAAGTGCGATCTGCTCGACGAAGAGCTGATTGAAATGCTCAAGGAAACTTTGCCTACCGATTTGCCGGTGGTCTTCATCTCCTCTGTTACCGGACAGGGTATCCAGGAACTGAAGGATGTGCTCTGGAAGGAACTCAATTCAGAGAGCAACAAACTTCAGGAGATTACTGCCGAAGATACGCTTGTTCACCGTGACAAGGATATGTCTCGCTTCCAGCAGGAACTGGCTGCAGAGGGCGAGGATGTAGTAGAATATATTGATGAGGATGAAATCGAGGATGTTGACGACCTCGATGATTTCGAATACGAATAAATGTTATGATCAAAGAATATCAGGTAGCTTCTGGTGTCAAGGCTTTCTCTACTACCCGCAAGGGAGGAGTGAGCCAGGGCAACTATGGCGAATTTAATATCAATGAGTTTTGCGGTGACAATGCAGAACATGTGGCTGAAAACCGCAAGCGTCTTGCCACAGAGTTGGGTATTGATACAGCCCATATCATCATGCCCCATCAGGTGCATGGAGTAGAGGTGCGCAATATTGCCGGTGAGTTTCTCACCATGCCTGAGAATATCCGCAAGATGGTGCTCGAAGGTGTAGATGCCGTGATGACTGACCAGAAAGGTGTATGTATCGGTGTTTCTACTGCCGATTGCATCCCTGTGCTTCTTTATGATGAGGAGCATCATGCTGTGGCTGCCATCCATGCCGGCTGGCGTGGTACGCTGGCTCGCATCGTGCATAAAACCATTCAGGAGATGGCGTTTACCTATCATACCGACCCGAAGAAGTTGAAGGCGGTGATAGGTCCGGGCATTTCGCTCGACCATTTCGAGGTGGGCGATGAGGTTTACGAGGCGTTCGAGCAGGCAGCTTTCCCTATGGAAGAGATTGCCGAGCAGCGTCCTAATGCCGCCTTCTCGGTTGATCCTGCTGAGCGTGAGCGCCTGGCAGCTGAGGGTAATATCGTGCAGCCGCTGAAATGGCATCTCAATCTTCCGCTCTGCAACAGACAGATACTTCTGCATTGTGGAGTGGCCGAAGAGAATATCCAGGATTGTGGCATCTGTACCTTTGCCCATAGCGATGAGTACTTCTCTGCCAGAAAGCTGGGTGTAGAGAGTGGCAGAATCTATACAGGCATCTTGCTGAAGTAAAAGCCTGGTAGCAGGTAAGTATCAGATAGTTTTCAAGATAACATCCATTTTTCCTTTTCTGTAAGAACGGAGAGGGAGAAATGGATGTTTTTCAGTTAATATTTATAGTTAATAGTTTATAGAATATTTTGAAAATCAGAAAGAAAGAGTAAATAATGAAAAGAATGAAAAAAGGATTGAGGCTATTGGCTGTGGCAGGACTCATGGTGTTCTCGCTGAGCAGCTTTATGCCCGCTAAAAATGTATTCACGGCAGCCGAACAGCAGCAGGTGAGTATTGCAACACCCGGTCTCTTTGCCCAGAGTCAGGCATTTAATGTAGACTTTGAGATATTCCGTGCTAAGGAATATTCCTTCCCGCTTCCTGTGGGCAAAGCAACCCTTCTGAACAATCATGTGTTGCGTATCTCTACCTCTAAAGGCGATGCTGTCAAGGCGATGCTCGAAGGTTATGTGCGACTTTCCAGAAAGTCGGAATCAATGGGTAATGTCATCGTGGTGCGCCACGATTGCGGTCTGGAAACCGTTTATGCCAACAATGCCGAGAACCTGGTTAAGGTTGGACAGCATGTGGATGCCGGACAGACGATAGCCATTGTAGGCTCTAAGGAGGGTGAAACCTATTGCGACTTCTCTATTATGGTGAATGGCGGTAGGTTGAATCCGGAAACTTTCATAGAGTTGAAATCGCATAAGTTGCGCCGCCAGACTGTGCAGTTCCGCAAGCAGGGTGCCCGTGTCATCGTTTCGGTTATCGGTGGCAAGGATTCTTCTGTAGGAAGAAATGCTGAGGCTGACAAGGAGGCATCTGGCAAGAAAAAGGGTAGAATAGGAGATGGAATGACGCTCGACCCTGATGAGGTTCATGATCCGTTTACCATTACCAATACTTTCGAACTTGATTTGGAGAAGATAGAAAAGACAGCCTGGGCTTATCCTTTGCCGGGTGCCAAGGTAATCAGTCCTTATGGTGGCAAGCGCCGCCATTCGGGTGTGGATCTCAAGACGCGCCCGAATGATGAGATTGTGGCTGCATTTGACGGTACGGTTGTTGCATCAGGACCCTTCTATGGTTACGGCAACTGCATCCGTATCAAGCATGCTTATGGTTTCGAGACGCTCTACAGCCATCAGAGCAGAAACAAGGTGAAGAAGGGCGATAAGGTAAAGGCTGGTCAGGTAATCGGTTTGACGGGCCGCACCGGTAGGGCTACCACAGAGCACCTTCATTTCGAGGTTAGCTTTGATGGTAGACGACTGGACCCAGCCATCATTTATGACCACGGCAAGCATCAATTGAAGCCTGTAACCCTTCATCTAACGAAGGGCAGAGGCGTAAAGAGTGTAAAGAACCAGTAACTGTTTAAGAAGAACAGCCCACTGGCAATACGCTTGCTAGTGGGCTGTCTCACTTATACCAGTATGCTGTCTTTCGCTTGCCAGTACTCTATTCATGGCTCCCATTATCAGAAAACAGTTCGCCCGTGCGCTGTTATCATACAGCACACGGGCGAAACATGTATTTATGATAGAGAAGTATTATTTCTTCTTCTGGGATTTACGATTGGCTCTCTGCTGGCGATACTTTGCCTTCTGACGGGCAGAGCCACTACCGTGAGCACCCGTTATGTACTTTTTCTTCTTGGCTTTGGTCTTCACCTTGTCGTCGTCATCCTTCTTAGGACCACCGCCGCCTTTGAAGACCATACCGCCCATGATAATATCGTCAATGTCGCTCATATACCTTAATTATATAATAAATTAGTGATGGAAGAGGCGAACGTGAGTAAACGCCATAGCGATGCCGTACTTGTCGCAGGTATCAATAACATGATCGTCACGGATACTACCGCCTGCTTCTGCTATGTATTCAACACCACTCTTGTGAGCACGCTCAATATTGTCGCCGAATGGGAAGAAAGCATCACTACCTACTGATACACCCTTGTTCTGTGCAATCCAAGCCTTCTTCTCCTCGCGGGTCAATGGCTCAGGCTTCTCAGTAAAGAACTGCTCCCAAACGCCGTCCTGCAATACATCCTCCCACTCATCAGAGATGTAGACATTGATGGTATTGTCGCGGTCGGCACGACGAATCTTCTCCTTGAAAGGCAGGTTCATCACCTTAGGACACTGGCGCAACCACCACTCGTCAGCCTTAGAACCAGCCAGACGGGTACAATGGATACGGCTCTGCTGACCGGCACCGATACCGATAGCCTGACCATCCTTTACGTAGCATACAGAGTTACTCTGAGTATACTTCAGGGTGATGAGCGAGATAATCAGATCGCGCTTAGCCTCAGGAGTGAAAGTCTTGTTCTTGGTAGGAACATCCTCGAAGAGAGCAGGATCATCAAGCTTCACCTCGTTGCGTCCCTGTTCGAAGGTAACACCGAACACCTGCTTGTGCTCGATAGGAGCTGGCACATAGTCAGGATCAATCTTGATAACGCAGTAGGTACCCTTGCGCTTTTCCTTCAGAACCTCGATAGCCTCAGGAGTATAGCCAGGAGCAATGACACCATCGCTCACCTCACGCTTGATGAGGAGGGCTGTAGCCTCGTCGCATACATCGCTCAGCGCAACAAAGTCGCCATAAGAGCACATGCGGTCAGCACCACGGGCACGAGCATAGGCACAAGCCAATGGAGAAAG of Segatella copri contains these proteins:
- a CDS encoding adenylate kinase; translation: MKNIVIFGAPGAGKGTQSDKMIEKYGLGHISTGDVLRNEIKNGTELGKTAKGYIDNGQLIPDELMIDILAGVYDSFGKDHAGVIFDGFPRTTPQAEALKKMLSERGHKIAAMIELAVPEDELMARLINRGKESGRSDDNEETIKKRLNVYHTQTAPLIDWYEKEGIHHHIEGLGTVDEIFARVCNVIDNL
- a CDS encoding phosphoribosylaminoimidazolecarboxamide formyltransferase gives rise to the protein MKELALKYGCNPNQKPSRIYMDDGRELPIEVINGRPGYINFLDAFNSWQLVKELKAATGMPAAASFKHVSPAGAAIGLPLSDTLKKIYFVDDVNFELSPLACAYARARGADRMCSYGDFVALSDVCDEATALLIKREVSDGVIAPGYTPEAIEVLKEKRKGTYCVIKIDPDYVPAPIEHKQVFGVTFEQGRNEVKLDDPALFEDVPTKNKTFTPEAKRDLIISLITLKYTQSNSVCYVKDGQAIGIGAGQQSRIHCTRLAGSKADEWWLRQCPKVMNLPFKEKIRRADRDNTINVYISDEWEDVLQDGVWEQFFTEKPEPLTREEKKAWIAQNKGVSVGSDAFFPFGDNIERAHKSGVEYIAEAGGSIRDDHVIDTCDKYGIAMAFTHVRLFHH
- the hpt gene encoding hypoxanthine phosphoribosyltransferase, whose protein sequence is MSIVKIKDKSFKTSIPEAEILKKVQVVADRLNKDYAGKKPVFLAVLNGAFIFAADLMRMITVPSEISFVKYASYEGTSSTGSMKTLMGLNQDLAGRHVVIVEDIVDSGFTMAHMIEDLKKKNPASIEICSLLVKPGNLKVDLDINYAVMEIPNDFIVGYGLDYDQEGRNLRDIYTIVEE
- a CDS encoding NAD(P)H-hydrate dehydratase; this encodes MKIFTSAQIHELDKYTIEHEPISSLNLMERAAKALTRAIEEEWSNRTPVVVFAGPGNNGGDALAVARMLSEDGYDVSVYLFNVQNKLSADCLANRKRLLDAKRVKFTEITTNLDPPKLNAETLVVDGLFGSGLNKPLAGGFAAMVKYINQSPAKVVSIDIPSGLMTEDNSYNIHANIIRATLTLTLQQKKLSMLMADNQQYLGRLRVLDIRLSQEFIQNTECRCRILEENDIRPLLKSRSDFAHKGSMGNALLIAGSYGMSGASVLATKACLRTGAGKVTAHTPKRNYEIMQISVPEAVLQMDAEETIFSEPVDTEMFDALGVGPGLGQNETTAIALIAQLRRATCPLVIDADALNILSSHRAWMQQLPKNIIMTPHPKEFDRLAGNASSSCTERLMKASELAERLQAYIILKGHYSALCHPDGKIDFCSTGNSGMATAGSGDVLTGIITGLLARGYKQEDACRLGMHLHGLAGDLAAKDLGKESLIASDIIQYLPKAFLRLEE
- the pgeF gene encoding peptidoglycan editing factor PgeF → MIKEYQVASGVKAFSTTRKGGVSQGNYGEFNINEFCGDNAEHVAENRKRLATELGIDTAHIIMPHQVHGVEVRNIAGEFLTMPENIRKMVLEGVDAVMTDQKGVCIGVSTADCIPVLLYDEEHHAVAAIHAGWRGTLARIVHKTIQEMAFTYHTDPKKLKAVIGPGISLDHFEVGDEVYEAFEQAAFPMEEIAEQRPNAAFSVDPAERERLAAEGNIVQPLKWHLNLPLCNRQILLHCGVAEENIQDCGICTFAHSDEYFSARKLGVESGRIYTGILLK
- a CDS encoding DUF6722 family protein; the protein is MWEKLSDYFLDISKYLITATFITTFVGDMGEELHWLIYLVSFILAAGLFGFALYFDKKGKKEKEAKRKKYNKFNNKNRRM
- a CDS encoding peptidoglycan DD-metalloendopeptidase family protein: MKKGLRLLAVAGLMVFSLSSFMPAKNVFTAAEQQQVSIATPGLFAQSQAFNVDFEIFRAKEYSFPLPVGKATLLNNHVLRISTSKGDAVKAMLEGYVRLSRKSESMGNVIVVRHDCGLETVYANNAENLVKVGQHVDAGQTIAIVGSKEGETYCDFSIMVNGGRLNPETFIELKSHKLRRQTVQFRKQGARVIVSVIGGKDSSVGRNAEADKEASGKKKGRIGDGMTLDPDEVHDPFTITNTFELDLEKIEKTAWAYPLPGAKVISPYGGKRRHSGVDLKTRPNDEIVAAFDGTVVASGPFYGYGNCIRIKHAYGFETLYSHQSRNKVKKGDKVKAGQVIGLTGRTGRATTEHLHFEVSFDGRRLDPAIIYDHGKHQLKPVTLHLTKGRGVKSVKNQ
- the obgE gene encoding GTPase ObgE — translated: MAESNFVDYVKIQCRSGKGGKGSMHLRHVKYQPNGGPDGGDGGRGGSIYLRGNHNYWTLLHLKYQRHFFAEHGGNGGRDKCHGTDGKDIYIDVPCGTVVYNAETGKFVCDVAYDGQEVLLLKGGRGGLGNFQFRTSTNQAPRYAQPGEPMQEMTIIMELKLLADVGLVGFPNAGKSTLLSAVSSARPKIANYPFTTLEPSLGIVDYRDHQSFVMADIPGIIEGASEGKGLGLRFLRHIERNSLLLFMVPGDTDDIKKEYEVLLGELKNFNPEMLDKHRVLAITKCDLLDEELIEMLKETLPTDLPVVFISSVTGQGIQELKDVLWKELNSESNKLQEITAEDTLVHRDKDMSRFQQELAAEGEDVVEYIDEDEIEDVDDLDDFEYE